A genome region from Brachionichthys hirsutus isolate HB-005 unplaced genomic scaffold, CSIRO-AGI_Bhir_v1 contig_305, whole genome shotgun sequence includes the following:
- the LOC137916766 gene encoding protein FAM131C-like has protein sequence RHHHMTARHGQTEEGQASPLKNVQNPSNGSAADKADGYGIGELATSTLMGLVATIKEHITKPTAMAQGRVAHLIEWKGWGGCGEARGGWSGAGDKGGGGWGGMGAELQEDEQFYSQMTDEIKEARFAAGVAEQFALAEAAMEVWSMNDSLEQPSTSLQAAQTHFLSQFLLDGGSISLPQHLYHIHTQAYSSSMAAHPAPPPVFDSISPTSNTQQDRDPPLEDGSAATPEADVRRVDSGSLSEDDVFYN, from the exons ATCGCCATCATCACATGACAGCACGGCACGGCCAGACTGAGGAGGGACAGGCATCCCCTCTCAAG AATGTTCAGAATCCCTCCAATGGAAGTGCTGCGGATAAAGCCGACGGCTATGGCATTGGCGAGCTGGCCACCTCCACTTTAATGg gTCTGGTGGCCACAATAAAGGAGCATATCACCAAGCCCACGGCGATGGCCCAGGGGCGTGTTGCTCACCTGATTGAATGGAAGGGCTGGGGCGGATGCGGCGAAGCAAGGGGAGGTTGGAGCGGGGCTGGGGACAAGGGAGGCGGAGGCTGGGGTGGGATGGGGGCCGAGCTGCAGGAGGATGAACAATTCTATTCGCAAATGACGGATGAGATCAAGGAAGCTCGctttgctgcag GCGTGGCGGAGCAGTTCGCCCTGGCCGAGGCGGCCATGGAGGTGTGGTCCATGAACGACAGCTTGGAGCAGCCCTCCACCTCATTGCAAG CCGCTCAAACCCACTTCTTGTCTCAGTTCCTGTTGGACGGTGGCAGCATCAGCCTTCCCCAGCACCTATACCACATTCACACCCAGGcttacagcagcagcatggcGGCCCACCCGGCCCCTCCACCGGTGTTCGACTCCATCTCCCCAACATCCAACACCCAGCAGGATAGAGATCCTCCCTTAGAGGACGGCAGCGCAGCGACTCCAGAGGCCGATGTCCGACGCGTGGACAGCGGCTCGCTATCCGAGGATGATGTTTTTTACAACTAG